The Arachis ipaensis cultivar K30076 chromosome B07, Araip1.1, whole genome shotgun sequence genome includes a window with the following:
- the LOC110264602 gene encoding receptor like protein 30-like, with translation NQVEGQLPKSLSNCTELEVLILGNNRIEDTFPYWLQNLTSLKVLVLRGNKFYSPVGNNLTTKHPFPSLIIFDASGNNFSGLLPKDFIENFQAMKNVVHAEVGSVLSYMNSRFYSAISYETQPEYANSLIATVKWVSRAYTKIPTIFAYIDLSENKFEGEIPNVIGEVHALIALNLSHNKLIGSIPQSMGFLTELESLDLSSNMLTGRIPNELTNLNFLGFLNLSSNHLVGQIPRGRHFDTFQENSYQGNMGLCGFPLPIQCNKILEEEPLSSPTNQAEEKFGFGWEPVAIGYGCGTVFGIGLGCCVFSIGKPQWLVRIFGGNPNKEMKRKRRARTN, from the coding sequence AATCAAGTAGAAGGCCAATTGCCTAAATCTTTGTCCAACTGCACAGAGCTGGAGGTTTTAATTCTTGGCAACAATCGAATAGAGGATACCTTTCCCTATTGGCTTCAGAATTTGACATCTTTGAAAGTGTTGGTCTTAAGAGGCAATAAGTTTTATAGTCCTGTTGGTAATAACTTGACAACCAAGCATCCATTTCCCAGTTTAATTATCTTTGACGCATCAGGCAACAATTTTAGTGGCCTGTTGCCAAAAGACTTCATTGAGAATTTCCAAGCCATGAAGAATGTTGTTCATGCTGAAGTGGGAAGTGTTTTGAGTTACATGAATAGTCGCTTTTACTCTGCAATAAGTTATGAAACTCAACCAGAGTATGCTAACTCATTGATAGCAACAGTTAAATGGGTCAGCAGAGCTTACACAAAAATTCCAACCATCTTTGCATATATTGATTTGTCAGAGAACAAATTTGAAGGAGAGATTCCAAATGTTATTGGAGAGGTTCATGCACTCATAGCACTCAACCTTTCCCATAACAAACTCATTGGTTCTATTCCTCAATCCATGGGATTTTTGACAGAACTTGAATCATTGGACCTCTCATCGAATATGCTCACAGGTCGGATCCCAAATGAATTGACCAATCTAAACTTTCTTGGATTCTTGAATCTTTCCAGCAACCATCTTGTAGGACAAATACCTCGAGGAAGACATTTCGATACATTTCAAGAGAATTCCTACCAAGGGAACATGGGGTTATGTGGATTTCCATTGCCAATACAATGCAACAAGATCCTCGAAGAAGAACCTTTATCCTCTCCAACCAATCAAGCTGAAGAAAAATTTGGATTTGGTTGGGAGCCAGTGGCAATCGGATATGGATGTGGAACTGTGTTCGGAATAGGATTGGGGTGCTGTGTTTTCTCCATTGGAAAGCCTCAGTGGCTTGTCAGAATCTTTGGAGGGAATCCTAACAAAGAGATGAAAAGGAAGAGAAGAGCAAGAACAAATTAA
- the LOC107606443 gene encoding LRR receptor-like serine/threonine-protein kinase FLS2, with translation MGSLLLLQFQIILCLHLFFTSFSSSSSLSPPLCHPDQNSALLQLKNSLKVDGWENGTDCCSWPAVTCESTSGHVIGLDLSWHGLEGKNNSTSSLFHLTHLQKINLAHNSFYGPLLPSQFGGFVNLTHLNLSWCSFEGDIPSEISYLSKLVSLDLSGNLNLKWTEITWKRLLQNATALREIFLDYTDMSSISLSSLSLITNWSFSSVTLGLSNTNITGYLTSDILCLPNLKELHLYGNTYLQVHVSRLNCNASVSILDLSFCEFQGSLIPSSFSNLTYLTSLTLFDCGLNGSIPSSLSNLQHLTHLDLSSNSIVGSIPSSFSNLQHLTYLDLSNNNLTGAVPASFSKLELLTHLDLSSNELNGSIPSSLWKLQDLVVLDLSYNELSGQLPDIFGGLNKLQTLNLGKNKIQGKLPFSLFTLTQLSILYFSSNKFEGPLPNQIAGFSNLTELYLDDNLLNGTIPSWCLSLPLLKHLNLSSNQFTGNLSEISSYSLLYLNLCGNKIHGDIPQSIFDLVNLTELCLSSDNHGGFVNFPLFSKLQNLRSLTLSGYESISLKSDVNANYTFSNLKMLHLFSNTILDFPKFSGKFPRLLILDLSNNNLQGEMPKWIHDLDSLYHLNLSTNQLTSIENFSWHGLQYLDLSSNLMTNEISSILCNISSLEVVDLSNNYFTGTIPQCLSNLSYLEVLDLRMNKLYGTLPDTFSMNSNLKTLNLY, from the coding sequence ATGGGGTCTCTTTTGTTGCTGCAATTTCAAATCATTTTGTGTCTACATCTGTTCTTCACTTCTTTCTCTTCGTCTTCGTCTTTGTCTCCGCCTTTATGCCATCCTGACCAAAACTCTGCCTTGCTTCAACTCAAGAACTCGCTAAAAGTTGATGGATGGGAAAATGGAACAGATTGCTGTTCGTGGCCTGCTGTCACGTGTGAATCCACGTCTGGTCACGTGATTGGTCTCGACCTCAGCTGGCATGGGCTTGAAGGTAAAAACAATTCTACAAGTAGTCTTTTCCATCTTACTCATCTCCAAAAGATCAACCTTGCTCACAATAGTTTCTATGGTCCTCTATTACCATCTCAGTTTGGCGGGTTTGTGAATCTTACACACTTGAACTTGTCTTGGTGTTCTTTTGAAGGTGATATTCCTTCTGAAATCTCATATCTTTCCAAATTAGTCTCATTAGATCTCTCAGGTAACTTAAATCTAAAGTGGACAGAAATCACTTGGAAGAGGCTGCTGCAAAATGCAACAGCTTTAAGAGAGATCTTTCTAGATTATACAGATATGTCATCAATTAGTCTAAGTTCTTTGTCTTTAATCACCAATTGGTCTTTCTCTTCGGTTACTCTTGGTCTTAGTAACACAAATATAACGGGGTATTTGACAAGTGATATTCTTTGTTTGCCCAATCTTAAAGAGCTGCATCTATATGGAAACACATACCTTCAAGTCCATGTTTCTAGATTGAATTGCAATGCTTCTGTTAGTATTTTGGATCTTTCATTTTGTGAGTTCCAAGGATCATTGATCCCTTCATCTTTCTCTAATCTCACATATCTCACTTCTTTGACTTTGTTTGATTGTGGCCTTAATGGTTCAATTCCCTCTTCACTTTCAAACCTTCAACATCTCACTCACTTGGACCTTTCATCTAATAGTATCGTCGGCTCGATCCCATCCTCATTTTCAAACCTTCAACATCTCACTTACTTGGATCTTTCAAACAATAATCTAACTGGTGCAGTCCCAGCATCTTTTTCAAAGCTAGAGCTTCTCACTCATTTAGACCTTTCATCCAATGAACTCAATGGTTCAATCCCTTCATCTCTTTGGAAGCTTCAAGATCTTGTTGTCTTGGATCTTTCTTACAATGAACTAAGTGGTCAACTTCCAGATATATTTGGTGGGCTAAACAAACTGCAAACTCTTAATCTTGGGAAAAACAAAATACAGGGAAAGTTGCCATTCTCATTGTTTACATTGACTCAACTTTCCATCTTGTATTTTTCTTCTAATAAATTTGAAGGGCCCTTACCTAATCAAATAGCAGGTTTTTCAAATCTGACTGAATTATATCTGGATGACAACTTGTTAAATGGGACAATTCcttcttggtgtttatctttgCCGCTTTTGAAACATTTAAACCTTTCAAGTAACCAATTCACAGGAAATCTAAGTGAAATCTCATCTTATTCCTTGCTGTACTTAAATTTATGCGGCAACAAAATTCATGGAGATATTCCACAGTCGATTTTCGACCTTGTGAACCTCACTGAATTGTGTTTGTCATCAGATAACCATGGTGGTTTTGTCAATTTTCCACTCTTCTCCAAACTTCAGAACTTGAGGTCTCTTACTCTTTCAGGCTATGAATCAATATCACTAAAATCTGATGTCAATGCCAATTACACTTTCTCCAATTTGAAAATGTTGCACTTATTTTCCAACACCATACTTGACTTTCCAAAGTTCTCAGGAAAATTTCCGAGGTTGCTCATACTTGATTTATCCAATAACAATCTCCAAGGTGAAATGCCCAAATGGATACATGATTTGGATTCTTTATATCATTTGAACCTCTCAACAAACCAATTGACATCAATAGAAAATTTCTCATGGCATGGCCTGCAATACCTTGATCTTAGTTCTAACTTGATGACCAATGAAATTTCATCCATCTTATGCAATATAAGTTCTCTTGAGGTTGTGGACTTGTCCAACAACTATTTCACAGGAACAATTCCACAATGCCTTTCCAATTTATCATATCTTGAAGTTTTGGATCTACGGATGAACAAACTCTATGGCACTTTGCCAGATACGTTTTCCATGAACAGCAACCTCAAAACTTTGAATCTGTATTGA
- the LOC107608983 gene encoding putative DUF21 domain-containing protein At3g13070, chloroplastic isoform X2 yields the protein MPQRWLGLWPVAWLSLVLYPVGRVVTYLSMGMLKMLGLKGRSEPYVTEEELKLMLRGAELSGAIEEEEQDMIENVLEIKDTHVREVMTPLVDVVAIDGSLSLVDFHHLWVTHQYSRVPVFEQRVDNITGIAYAMDLLDYVKKGDLLESTTVGDMAHKPAYFVPDSMSVWNLLREFRIRKVHMAVVLNEYGGTVGIVTLEDVVEEIVGEIFDENDSKEEIQKKTGYIVMRAEGVFDVDANTSIDQLSEDLNIKMPEGHQYETVSGFVCETFGYIPRTGESIKVSLEREDEDDDNEETKSDNQDSKEKNQIFKLEILAGNARKVSAVRFERINGEDEMLEAKEVTHFVPKIVKRKWNNDEDSDDADYDGDAFAKRPQHEISSEYIDDQENSDRN from the exons ATGCCACAGAGGTGGCTCGGTTTGTG GCCAGTGGCATGGCTTTCCTTGGTATTGTATCCTGTGGGGAGAGTTGTTACTTATCTTTCAATGGGGATGCTGAAAATGCTCGGCTTAAAAGGAAGAAG TGAGCCTTATGTAACTGAAGAGGAACTAAAATTGATGCTAAGGGGTGCAGAATTAAGCGGGGCAATAGAGGAAGAGGAACAG gatatgattgaaaatgtATTGGAAATAAAAGACACACATGTGAGAGAGGTTATGACGCCACTTGTTGATGTTGTTGCAATTGATGGAAGTTTAAGCCTTGTAGATTTTCATCATTTGTGGGTCACACATCAGTACTCGAG GGTACCTGTTTTTGAGCAACGTGTTGATAATATAACGGGAATAGCATATGCAATGGATCTGTTGGATTATGTTAAGAAG GGCGATTTGCTAGAAAGTACTACAGTTGGAGATATGGCTCACAAGCCTGCATATTTCGTACCCG ATTCAATGTCCGTTTGGAATCTTCTTAGAGAGTTCCGAATCAGGAAGGTTCACATGGCTGTTGTACTTAATGAGTATGGCGGAACTGTGGGG ATTGTAACTCTTGAAGATGTTGTTGAGGAAATTGTTGGTGAAATCTTTGATGAAAATGACTCAAAG GAGGAGATTCAGAAAAAAACTGGTTACATAGTAATGCGAGCTGAGGGTGTATTTGACGTTGATGCGAACACATCTATTGATCAGCTCTCTGAAGATTTGAACATCAAGATGCCAGAG GGTCATCAATACGAGACAGTGTCAGGCTTTGTATGCGAAACATTTGGATACATCCCAAGGACAGGTGAATCGATCAAAGTGTCTCTTGAAcgagaagatgaagatgatgataatgaggagaCCAAGTCTGACAACCAGGACtcgaaagagaagaatcagattTTTAAACTCGAG ATACTAGCTGGAAATGCCAGAAAAGTGAGCGCTGTTCGGTTCGAAAGGATAAATGGTGAGGATGAGATGTTGGAGGCCAAAGAAGTAACTCACTTTGTCCCTAAAATTGTCAAGAGAAAATGGAATAATGATGAGGACTCGGACGATGCAGACTACGATGGAGATGCATTTGCGAAGAGACCGCAGCACGAGATTTCTAGCGAGTATATAGATGATCAGGAAAATTCTGACAGAAATTAA